Within the Garra rufa unplaced genomic scaffold, GarRuf1.0 hap1_unplaced_005, whole genome shotgun sequence genome, the region acgacCCAAAGTACTTTAGCAACCACATGGCAACACTCTAGCGACCACCCAgcgtaccttagcaaccacatggcaacaccctagcaaccaacccaggtaccctagcaaccaccctgactacctagcaaccacatagcaacaccctagcaacgacCCAAAGTActttagcaaccgcatagcaacaccctagcaaccaccccaggtaccctagcaaccacatagcaacaccctagcaaccaacccaggtaccctagcaacactctagctaccacccagagtaccttagcaaccacatagcaacaccctagcaaccaactcAGGTACCGTAACagctgccctagcaaccacccttgataccctagcaactacatatcaacaccctagcaaccacctgggtaccttagcaaccacatagcaacacccttgcaaccaccctgggtaccctagcaaccaccccaaataccctagcaacaccttagcaaccaacccatgctagtaacatgctaaaacatgttagtaacttgctaatactGCTAGAAtagtgctagcaacttgctaattcatgttaaatcatgctaacaacatgataaaatatattaacaaaaagCTTTGACCCTTTTTGCTCTAAACTTCAAGCTTACTTATTTAAACTACTTCAAACTTTCTAgctaggctttttcaagccaaatTAAAGATTGTCTACAAACTTTACTCATCtagttttaaattaataattaattttatttcacataacatttattttatgcaacaaaaatgttttaaaacatgttttaacaagTTTATAGCATGTTTAAGTAGTTATTTTAGCAGATAAATAGTTTAAAAGCTCTAGAGGAAATGGAGTCATAATGTtcgtctcagaagaagaagaagaatatgtTTAAGTACAATATCAGTGTATATTAGTAAAGAGCTCAAAGACTCTGAGTTTAATCTGAGTTTTAAATGGcagtgttttctttgttttgtgtcCAGGATCCTCCTGCAGCAGGATTACGGTTTCCTCACAGACATCAACGTGTGGCATCCGTTCGTGACGATCGGCGTTTATTCCTCCACGCTGTCCGCTGCCATGAGTAACCTGATCGGAGCGTCCCGCATCCTCTACGCTCTGGCCCGCGACGACCTGTTCGGTGAGTGACCGCAGACGCTCATAAACTCTAATCTGTCAGTCACACAACACACACGATTATGTCAGATGTAAACTGTGCTGTTCTCGTTAATTATAATCTTATTGAATTTGCTTCACCCTCTAATGAGCCTCATCTGTATAAACATTTGTAACCTCTGATGTTTGTAAACAGCTCTGTGAAATATGGAGGAACTTACATAtgaatctaataaaaaaaacagaagaaattataacatttaatttatgtgtaaataataaaatatactcattttattttatttatgacattacAACACATTTAACCTCCAAACTCTTATTACCcttatgcataaaataaaataattataaatagaaatataaattttgcttataataataataataataataataatattaataatattaataatattaatacatttaaaataaataaattaataacttATATTCtttaaacaattatattttattagattgtactcttgatttttatattatttcattaataaaattattaaaatatactaaactatgtgaattattaaaaaaaggtaGGCATTTTGTATTGCATATATTCCAGttatgcaaaagaaaaaaaataacaaattcttcttttattattattattattattattattattattacaattataaataataatttaaattaaattattaaaatatactaaattatatatgtaaattatgaaatataaataaataattaaaaatatgttttattcatgacATTTCGACACATTTAACCTCAACTCTTATTAACGTTATGcaaaagaattaaataaaaaaataagataaaggtaaatgaataaaataaaatataatttctgcttactatattattattattattattattattattatcatcattattattattgacaattaatacatttataaaaaaaaaatcagtattttaTTAGATTGTCTCCtgtttgttatattattattattattattaataataataaaataatacataattaatacaattattaaaatatactaaattatatgtaaataataaaatatatattctgcttattattaataataaataaaaaataaatacatttataaacaatgttttttaaacagtgataattttattatattgtgatctttatttttattattattattattattaaaacaatgaataataatttaattactaaaattattaaattaattatgaattattaactatatatatatataaattgaattatattatatgccaatatgtttgtttttttttcctataAAATACACTGGTAATGTTTAAGAAAAAATCCCTTTCATCTAGAAAAAATTTCAcagtgcaaataaataaatatgtaaacaatTCCCGTTACTGTCTGAAAGCATGTGGTTTAGTACtttagtttgtttgtgtgtgtgtttctctggtGTGATGGATGAATATGTGGATGTGCGAGTGATTGATTCTCCTGCTGCGGTGGGTTTGTTCACCTTCAGCTGTTGATCTGCTGATAGAGGTTGTCTGATGTGGAAATATGAGTTGCGATCATATGGGCTGAGTCTcgtgtctctctgtctctcaggACGCTTTCTGTCTCCAGCCAAACACACATCTGCCAGCGGGAACCCCTGGGTGTCTGTCCTGATCTCCTGGATCCTCGTGCAGGTGACGCTTCAAATGAGTTTATGAATAACACTGATTGTCAATCAGCTCACGTCTATGAATATAGTTGTTTTCCGTCTTTGCATGCTCAGTTTTATTTAGAAACATGCCCCTCCCATATTCATTATTGCCACACCCATATCTAGGATGCCCTGCCCATATTCAACATGCCCCTCCCACAGGGAGTGCCACATTTTAAATGTCCCCGCCCACATTCTGAATCTCTTTTGCTGCTTTTAATGGTTCTTTTGAAGGCAATTCTTTAATTAGTTTTAAACTGGGATCCAGGGCCCCTAAAAAGGCCCTGAGAAAGTCTGCGGAAAGGCTTAGAAAAATGTCCTGAAAAGTCAGtggaaaatggtaaaaaaaaaagaaaggaaaaaaaaccctaatatatataatgtaattaagattaaagtaaataaataaaaaaacatttaaaaacatttttttttattagatttgtaCTCTtgattgttatattattattattattattattattattattgttgttgttattaaagtaataattaataattattaaaaaatactaaattatatgtaaattatgatatatatattctgattattattattagtagtagtagtagtagtaatacattgaaaataaatacatttataaataatgttttttaaacaatgataattttattacattgtgctctttattttttattattattaaaacaatagataataatttaattacttcaaatattaaattaattatgaattattaatatatatatatatatatatatttatatttaaatacatgttATGCCAATATTTGTTTTTTCATCCATATTCATTTCAAATATTAAAAACTCTCTTTCAGTGTTGATGCTGTTAACAAAAAGCaactaaaaacattttcattaattgAAATATGAAATCAAGctaaaactaaatcaaacaaATATTAGATAAACATTATATAAACTGAAATGTAACTTAATTACTGTAATGTACAGCAGGAGTTTTAATCTAGTTTCtaataagttacttttattttattagttttattgtaCTATTAGTGTCATCTATTTACCCTAAAAttcgggttcgcaaatcatttgattcaattgaattgaattcagtaataaatgattttataaaGTCATCCTGAACTGAGGATGGTAGTATTTGAGGGTTTTTGGCTTCAATAGATTGAAGTTCCTGCTCTACATTACAGTGTGAAAACTGCCATATGCTTCTCATTTCTCCGTTAAATTAGCATATTCATAATCTCATTAGCATGTTCATACCCTGTTATTGCAAACTTTGTAATTTTCTCACACATTTCCTTTTCATCAAACAGAAACTCGTTCTACACCttcccatctctctctctctctctctctctctctctctctctctctctctctctctctctctgtcacggAGTCATTGGTCTCTGATTGGTTTAAAGGTTCTTTGACTCCCAGAATACTTTGTGATTATGAGGGAGCTGCTGCCATTAGACACGAAGAGCAAGATGACACGACCTGGAACAGAAAACacatttgcacacacacacacacacacacacacacacacacacacacacacacacactcgtgaCCTGTGCTCATGCACTAATGCTTTGTCACACTGTCTGATCTGATCTGCACTATTAAACTTGCGATAACCTCCATTAGTGTTTCACACACACAGAAGAGATGTATTATAAGTATAAACtacaattttttatattatattattttttgtattaaaaacatatatttaaattgtaatatttttaatatttttacaactTATTTATTTCTACAACatcttatattttataattatatacatatgtttaataagtataaacatttttttaaatattatattatttttcgtattaaaatatatatttaacaatattttagtattttttatattatttttacaaaatattatgtattttataatatatacaaatgtattttaagtaaacaatttgtaaaaaaaattgtatcaaATGTcacgtttaaaaatattttagtatttgtttatattatttgtacaacttattttttacaaaatcttatattttataattatatacattatatacatatgaaattttttgttgaaaaatatttatgaaaatattttagtatttttttgttatttttacaacttattttattttttataaaatcgtatatgtgaccctggaccacaaaaccagtcttaagtcgctggggtatatttgtagcactagccaaaaatatattgtatgggtcaaaattattgatttttcttttatgccaaaaatcattaggaaattaagtaaagatcatgttccatgaagattttttgtaaaattcctactataaatatatcaaaatgtaatttttgattagtaatatgcattgttaagaacttaatttggagaactttaaaggtgattttccccgtattttgatttatttgcaccctcagattcaagattttcaaatagatgtatctcagccaaatattgtcctatccttacaaaccatatatcaatagaaagcttatctattgagcttcatatgatgtatacatctcagttttgtaaaatttaaccttatgactttttttgtggtccagggtcacatatatatatatttaatcgttatatatgcatatgtattataagtaaaaacattttttaatatgacagtgttttttgtattataactattaacatttttactttttttatattaaaaaatataattaaaaatattgaaatttttttttaaatattgtcgacttaatttatttttacaaaatctTATATCATGTATAATTATATACATAGGCATtataagtataatttttttaaatatatttttcgtattaaaaatgtaatatttaaaaatattttagtatttttttatataatttttttttatatatatttatatatatagtgGGTCTGGCGCTCATAAGTGTATGGTGACTCAGCAGATTAAAGCCGTGGAAGTTTTCCAGCCGCGTTCCCGACGTCCAAAAACACGCTTCCAGAAAGCCTTTTTCGGCAGAAATGCGTGCGTTTGCTGCGTCCGACCCTGACTTTGTATGAAAACTCCACCGCTGCCGCGTTCTGCCTCATAAACGCACAATTTATCCTCAACACTTAAAGCAGCCCTGCGTTATATACGAGGTCTTCAAAGAAGAGCACTCAATATGAGGCATAATGCTCAGCCAATATCTTAATAACACTCGCTCTAAATTATAGCCgcgctctcacacacacacagaggctcGTTAGACACGGCATGTGTGTGCTTTAATGAGAGAGGAATAAAATATAGTGAAACaaaggctctgttccaaaacctaaaCCCTCAAAAGAGCATCACCCGTGTCCTTCCAAGACATGGCCGTCCCACAATGCACTGCAGCATTCAATCAATACTGAAAGTACTGATGCATATAGATGAATCTAATAAATAATGGACTATTTTATGCAATATTCATGTGCAGTGTGTTTTTATGGTTGTTAGAGCTTAGAGACACAACAGTTGCTGCcaatagtttaagttttagtcatttgcttttgtaatttttctttACCATATTGTTGTTGCATTAAATTTGAATGCGAAAATCTTACTTTAACTGCCTGTTATTTATATaccattatataaatattttaatgtatattgaaAATGTATCattaaattataaaacatttaatattttaaaatattttagtatttattatataatttttacaacttattttatttttacgaaatcttatatattttataattatatatacatatgtactataagtatgtttttattttgtttaatatattaGGTTTTTGTATTGCGAAAtgtaatattttagtatttacaacttgttttatttttacaaaaaattataaattttataattatatatacatatgtattataAGTATAATTCTTAATTTGTCTAATATAttatttttgaatttaaaaaatgtaacattttaaataatttttgtgtttacaactattttatttttacagaatCTTATAGATTTTATAATTATATCTATGTATAAGTATAAACCAttgttttgtattaatgtaatatttaaaaatgttttaatttttttttatattatttttacaacTTGGGTTACAAAatcttatataatttataattatatgtaCATATGCATTATAcgtataaaaaatgttttaaatagttttgtatGAAATTAGtataccgataaccgatattttgaaccgataaaTACGGTATGcctggtgtaaaaattaaaatgtcaaaaatatacaatttatagaATAACaggggctctgacaaaaactttctttacatgcttttaaattattttattggcaaatcggTTTTGGAAAATGATAACCATGAAAATGCTTAATACCGGCACCGATAATCGGTCAACCctaatatatttctatattttataatttatatataaagatatatatttatttgaattttttatatttattttgatatttatatttttagttttcaatcttattttagtttaaatttacaCACTaatgtagtatttattaatatttttaataaataacgtTTTGAATGTATAATtgaaatgaatatttattttaatgtatattttctTTCAGTTTTCACTGTGATTTATAACTCAAGTCTGTCTATCTATAGATAGTTATAGATACAGATATATAGATTTAAAAAgtgtatattataaatataatgcattttaatatttaattattttatcctCAGTTCTCATtgtcattttagcttgttttaccTTATTTGTCTTTATTTGTCTGTTATCTATATACTACTatagtatttaatattattatatatttaatttatctttatttgttttattgtttttttattttattggttttattttaatttaatataattaaattgaattatttaatgatttaatttacTAAATCTTCAAGTTTTTAAGatctttcatctaatatttaatttaatttaattcagtttaatttgatttaaattaaatatatttaatttcatttaatttaatttaaatatattggttttaattttattttattttataattttatttaccaAGTCATCATGTCTGTcaggtttttcatctaatatttaatttgttttgattGGTTTTAGTTTAATTCCTTCAAATGTAATTATTTCGTTTACCGAATACtgtttttaacagttgtttaatttagtttagtgaAGTGTAGGTGAAAGTGACATTTCTTCTTCTTGTCTTTCTGTCCTCAGCTGGTGTTGTTCTCTGGGAAGCTGAACACTATCGCGAGTATCGTCACCATCTTCTTCCTGCTTGTGTACGCAGCTGTGGATCTGGCCTGTCTGGCGCTGGAGTGGGCGTCTGCACCGAACTTCaggtataataataaatatagctgcaagcagcgattacgggCCCAAGCCATCGAAGGGCTGTAGCGCAGTTCAGAGCAGAAAGAACAAAAACAGCAAATATTCTGAAACCAATCCTGGCATTGAAATCCTCAGATTCAACATGAGCCAAGGAATTCACAGACACCAACTATTTTCTGACAAACTGTGCGAAAGTTAAATGCAAAAATGGTAATTTTTCTTTGGCATAGATCCTCAGAGCATGGTTTTGTTCAAGCAGTTCAattgatcaaagtttggccaagatataacctctgaaccaattttgggtcAACCTTGTTAACTTTGCGACAgcataacttttgaacaaagatgaataaaaaaaaatgttcagtaatttctgtgcagctcagtccaaagatcatctgagccaattttggaaAGAATTGGATCGATTtcctaggaggagtagcaaaaaaacagaatactgtacttttcaaaatggcgctattgtaatgggtggagtcttaatgtaagctACCGATTGTGATCAGCAGGATGAGAGGAATCAGGTTTACTAAGTTTCTTTTTTCTAGAATTAACCATATGCacagattacttccttgttttagacaaaccagctcagtcatttccgctcaactgtactgtgccgtaatagaaGTGTACTTTGCTCATTTTCTCTATGGGATCCATTCATAATCGAAGAAATGTTtagtttgtctaagaggaccaaacgtccatgtataccgttttaAGAATGACCCgagtttaaaaacaaacaaacaagtaaatCGGCTCAAAATGCGTgggtcattgctatgattgacagtaataaccggacaaaacatctgacaagctgatgtaaaaaaagagctgtgcattaaatgattcggACTAAATCCAGAGTAactaaactacagcagtaacatgtttgtgttggttaaacataggctatttaatagcttttacggtttaagataaagcttaaaagatgtagatattaaattatataaagtaTTTCAAAGtcatatcgattcatattgagtgcattatttaattcttataccattaatatttaccTTATTTCATTTGTAGCGAACTATTtagaagtatttaaataattcacccttatgggctgtttgtgtctgagcttatttatttattcatttatttgaatgaCTTTCTGGACTTGCTATACTGtatacttcagtgcggtaaaagtactacaatttatcatactagtaattttataataaatcgaaaagcaagacgtcttgaaaaaactagggagttgaaatggcagctgcagccaatgattgaccctctgctgccatcttctggttatatgagtaatttcatgtcattttgttcttaaaaagacattgttttccatgaaaatatatttttttatatatgaaaagtgaatctttaaagggaattttattccacagctgtagagttgaaaaataataacggctttaaaatattacaagattttaaaaatgtgttcatgactatgaaggcaagttattgattatcaagaatacgattaagatgtccttgaagagaagtatcgctagctagctaatgttagcctaaacacgttatgatagtgtttagctgtcagcttttaaatgtacaactatgcagctACTCTCCGCTGcatttaaccctcaaagaccgagacagctgCCCACagcaaaaaataactattgtttttgaatctttaataacttttgaaccgctaatctaATTTGAATGCTTTCAAAAAGTCTCTTTTCTTTTTCCGTAGTGAGCGtaattacgtcatcacatttcctcagcactgattcgtcagatcaAACCAATGAATttcggtcctctgagccaaacaggaactaTTGTtaatgcttagtcccacccctgtgcccagattgTTGCCCGGACTGTTATCTATTCAACCAAAAAACaaaggttttggtcttttgaaccagcGATTAGCATATTTCTTTGCAAATCTGCAAACAAACGCATAGTGAAAGTTAggtgcgtcttgcgtgcatgaaaacaaacgcaaacaCACTATATTTTTCTGTTGCACtcggtatatttctctctcattttgtgtgtaattcggactgtttatatttttgttgcacaagacaatttgtgcaattgttttcactacttcctacactgttcgtgtttattgttcatactcagattaagaatatatttatctaaaaaaagtaactttttttactgtgtttttctaTTATATAATATGTTTCTTCCATGTCTTTACTCCTGAAATGTTTCTGGACGACTCTttattgtcaataaactaaataggcctgtttttcactaAAAAAGTGCCTATAAtaatttggaagtgtaaaacacctaaatacaaatttctaaagaaaacAAATCCAatcttcaggagtttttgtttgagtacacagtaaaaaacctAATTGTTGCTATTGTTTTTCCTAAAGTTCTGGA harbors:
- the LOC141312746 gene encoding solute carrier family 12 member 9-like, encoding MPIAHSCSSPTSGNARIKRSPSWTTAIIEAMSPSCFNTRILLQQDYGFLTDINVWHPFVTIGVYSSTLSAAMSNLIGASRILYALARDDLFGRFLSPAKHTSASGNPWVSVLISWILVQLVLFSGKLNTIASIVTIFFLLVYAAVDLACLALEWASAPNFRGTLD